GCTTGTTAAAATAACTCTTGCGCTCCAAATAATAGCTTGATATTCATGATTAAATCGatatttgatgataaaaaaaaaagtgtgaatGATAATTACTACTTGaagaacaaattaatttaatatccatcagttttattttccatttttttctcaatcctTTCTAATATTTGCTCAAAATCTCAACCACATGTTTCACTTACATTCAAAATAACCCATTAGTTTCCTCCAATATCTTAGTTTATTCATGTCAAATTATACACACACTTAGGTTGTCTACAGTCATTATCTTCCTAATTtcacaaatattaattttactctcCTGCTGCTTGCTTGTCTTACACAGTGTTCATCCTAACAACATATATAGAGTACTGAGTCATCGTAATTGCATTCATGCAAATCTAACTGTTTCAACATGCAGAAATtgcaacttaaaaaaaaaaaaagtaaatcatttgttttatttaatcatagaaacaaaaacatataagcAATATCATGAAAATGAGATGAAGCGGTTTTGAGCTCATAGAATGCATATGATTATGATTAAgtgtgtgtttgagattgtaataaCTTGTACGATTCCAGTTtgagaaaataagtttaagaaaaactataaattattgctttttaatagctaatgttttcaaaaaaagttttttcataGAATTCATGTTAAATCGTGGTGTATACTTTTAAAACTAACTTTATttgggattaattttttttttatcaacgtgggtgtccgggtaaGTTTAcgtgcatctcgactaatcacacggatcctgaagttaacgaccatacaAACCTCTACTAATCCTGAGATTTTTAGAACTCAAACTagtaacctttaaaaaataaatttacaacctTACTAATTAAGCTctaatctctttattattaattaaatcacgGCAGCAAGGAGGATGGGCTAATTTTGACCTCCTTTTGCTCTCTGAATCATAGTGCGAATCTTGGATCTTGACTGGTCAAGccatgggggggggggggggggggggggatggaTGCAGCGTGCAACCATGGAGCCACATGTGTGGAATAGCCATTGGAACACACAAATGCCAACCCCAACAACTAAatttcttacaaaaataaagGAACCTCCCGTTTATGAAGACAAGCTTTGGTCCCACTCTCTTCTAACAATTACCTAAATTCCAAAAACGTTTGTTCTTTCTCACTGTTCAAGGCCTAACCCAACCCAACATACCTAGTGTTGTTGGGGCCTTTCCTTGTCTCAAGGTTGGACCATGCCACCTCAAAAGtggattttctctcttttttaaaaaaaaacaagtctagATTGCTTTGTTGGTAAAACCATGGAATACGTGTGTTTTTCGTGATcacagttttaaaaaataaattaaaaaaatacttttagttacattcttaaaataaaataaattctaaaaaaatatttgtttgattaaaattatatcaaacaaaaattaatatgagaatacataaaaaagcaaaaaactcaTCCATcgtagttaagaaaaaaaagaaaatgatagttTTTCTAATCCCAATTCATGGTTATGTTTGGTAATCATCATTTTGATTGATTGCTCTACCAAATCTAGATTAGACTTGTATAATTTTTGAATTAGATATATAAGTTATTAGTAAATTGTTGCCCCACTAGGCCATGTCAAAGTTGGATTGAGCTTCTAACTATTGAGGCACATGCAATGTTGGTTTATCTCAAAAGTCATGGCAATGGCAACTCTACAGGGAGATGTCAAATTATATATGTCCTTAATGCAAAATCTTCACtcataatagtaaaaaaaataaaaaaaattattgaaaagacAAGGGATATAACAAGAACCAATTCAAGATTTATCCAAAGCCAGGATCATGGAACATGGATTAGACAGGTGAACTTACAGATTGGagagtcaatttaaaaaatatatatattttttctaaaaaaaaaattacaaataaaactcaattgtCAATGGGTTTATCCACTAGGGCGAGGGAGTTTTATAACTAACACTGCAAATAAGAATGTTTCATAATCCAAGAGAATATGCACCTCTTCTTCCAATCAAGGCATGCCAGTACTGGGCTCCCAGAAAAGTACTGATTTAGGTGCTGCCTTGCTCCACCATGTCAGAATTTGGCGCCTCTATAAGAAAACGATATGTAGCATGTCGAGGAGCTGCTACATGTCTCATAATTTTAGCAGGAAAAGTGAGCCTGAAAATGAAATCTCCCTGGCTGTTTAATTTGAGCATCTTCTTCAACTTGAAAGGATCTATACTGAAAGCAGATTGACATGCCCTTTCACCATTCGAAAGGTTGTAATAAGCTTTACGTATCAGCAATCTCCATTTTAGACAAATGTAGTTTTTCAACTTGTGTGAGCTAGCATAATTACCACCCTGCTGGCTTATAGCTAAAAAtattcagagagagagagagagatgtgtgtgtgtgtgagaacGGCTAGCCCCATTAGCAGAAATTTCTGAGACAATATTGCTTTTGATCACAATAATGGTAATTGATTATGCAACATGTTGAAATTCATGATGGAATCAAACCACAATGAGAGGCCCTTCCTAGACCCCATGACCCTATCACTAGGCACTAATGATTTTGCAGCATGAATCCCACATAATGTTGCCTtgtaaggaattaaaaaaaaaaaaaatagagtatgCAAGGAAAAGACAAGGAGAGGAGGatcaatcttatttttaatgCATGGCTTCAGTGTTGAAGATCCAACTCCATTAATTGACTATGTGAAGCTTCTTCTCTTTTAGAGATCGAGCAATAAAAGATATGAGATGTGCATGTAGCTATCTGggcaccaacaacaacaacatgaaTGCATGCGGGCTTAGTTTTTTCCACCTAATCAGACcacaaattaaaagagaaacatGAAACATTCAAGagaattcatttatttaaaatctacCACAATAGTTAGTAAAAATATCGTTCCCATGTTCCTTCAAACTACTTAGCACCGACAGATTAACACCTTAAATTAATACAATATTGTGGGCACAAGGTTCCTTTGTGGCTACGTGCAGCAGGACAGATTGCATTGAACAGCACAATTTAATCACCTCCCATGGAGCTAGGCAGCAAGCAAGAAGAATATATTATACTAGTTTTGAGTTGTTGAACAATGTTACAAAGCTTTACTTAAAAGGGACACAATTCTTTTGATCTGGTGTACAAGATTTCTGCATGTTTTTTATCCATGGTGTCCAGAGGGGCTGAATCACCCGCATCAAATTcccttttccctttctcttGCCTTCCTTCTCTCTTCCCTTCTCTTGAAAAATCAGGTTGGTGACATAAAATGTTTCTTCTAGGTTCATGGCTGCACATTTATAAGGTTTCATCAAGAGCAAAAGTCATCGACAAATTGGGACAAATGCTCGTAGGCGGTGTTTCTTGGATCATTTAAgtctctttttattcaatgataaataatatttaattataaactaattaatttgtcgatcaatcaagattaattttttttcttaaacaatatgaaaaatatatccTTACAATATCATCCGACACATTTAATAATGAATAATCTTGAATTCTTACATGTTGAAATTGGGATTCTTCATTAAGTTCTCAAAAGCTTGGTTTATATAtgacctaaatattttttattacattcaaacaaatatttgattcaATCACGGGATCTAAACTAATCGTATTAtatttcaacatatatatatatatatatgctcatgaAAACTCATTTCTCATTTGAATGAAGACCTACGTACCAAACTACTAACAAAAAAACCCTGCCCTCTTGCCCCCATTTATACTCATCcacaatttcaaacactcacacgcacacgcacacaATATATCGTCCTCCTCCTAGCTAGGGTGGATCGatgttgattaatcaagaagcAAACgaaagggggaaaaaaacaagtagCTGCTAGCTTCTTAAATGAAAGCACATGGATACATGTGAGAATTTGTGGGCGTGacataattcaataaaaacagaGATGTAATCTGTGATTTGTTTCCCAAGAAAGAAATGCAGCCCCCCACAGAATGTATCTCAAATTTTTCATCattacaatttataatttattatctcATTCTTTACGAgttctgaaattaataattatataaatttttaataattttagaatttgtaaaatttaaaagagtaattttttaaaaataaactcaaaatctatctaattaaactaaatttcTGTATCGTGATAAAAGCTTCTTAACCCTCATTTTAATAAGTACCAATTAAGCTCATAATTAATTTGGTCTCTGTATCCACATGTTCCTACTGAGCTTGACAACTGGGTTTTAGCCCTGGCACACGTGTTAGCTTTTATACAAAGAAAATGATGTGCCTTCTTAACAAGGACCCGACAAGAGTAGGGTCTGGTCGACGGACGTTATTGTCTTAGACCACAATATTGTCTTTGTTCTTGGCACCCCGAACGTGGATGCAAACATTTATTAGtacctttctttttattggaACGGTTTAATTTGGATTGATTTAATTACATGTTAATcacgagtaattttttttattttaatttgatttcaaactAATACCGTGTTTAGTTACTTCATGTCAcaacagaagaagaaacatgcacgaaaataatataaacatgtTTGTTcagaaaagtaattaaaagcAAGATCACAAAACGAATCTATATCCATGGTATTATTTCTGaattaatctttattattttaaaacaggAGGCGGGTAAAAACATGTTTCATCTATTTCcactctctctgtttttttataccaaaaccgaaatgaaaatattaatgtctgtttatttttgtattttaaaggtttaaattaatatttttttgatgtttttagatcattttgatgtgctgatggcaaaaataattttaaaaaaaataaaaaaaatattatttcgataaattttcaagtaaaaactattttaaaaaacaaccgcaaccaacATATAACTAACAGGGCAGTTTTATTTGGAATCTGAAAATGGCATGGGTTTTTAATTTGCAATCACGGTTCATATAATATATTTCACATGGAAGCGAAACGCAGTGGTGGGTGGCACTTGAGAATGTGTAGGTCCATCAAGGCACATGACATAAGGTTTATTGTGTGCTGGTCTTTAGCTAGAAGATACTACAGCCCTCTTTGGCCTATTCTATCAAATCTCTTGTTTTTGTGGGGTTCTCTATCATTTTATCCCCCATTATTTCATTCCTACTACTATATGTTACAATTTATtatctcctttttattttactgtataGTTGCATCTCATATTTAGCTAGAAGAGATAGGGAAATTTCTCAAGGAAAAGAGGTTGCTGCTATCTATGACGTTTCCATGGCATCTTTTTACCTCAAATTACCAGGCTTAGAATTAACTTTTATTTCcctttcaaatattaattactttTCCAAATTGAATTTCCCAAATTTGAAgattattcaaatattaatttcactTGCAAATATTAATTACTTCTCCATGTTGAATTTCCAGAGTTTGAATTATTTGGAACTACATTACCAGAAGCACccaactttataaaataaaataaaatcactaatctctttcttttaagttttagcccgcctttaatttaaataacagAAAAATTAGCTGGCAATATTCCATTCCAAGACAAttactaataattaattaataagaaaaacggAAAAGCAAggctaaaataataataatgataaagtGCTATATACAATAACATcatgaattaatattaatagaaggaaaaaaaaacacaaatttaaaatatttaagaaaaacaaagagcaaaaagatattaattataatgGACACCTGGCTTAACTAACAATCTCTAGTATATCTGTCTCCTCGCTCTCAACTTGACGAGCCGCCACCGCCTCCTCCGCCGCCAGCGACGGTGAGAATTTCACTAAGATTGGTCATAACCTTAATTTGCATCTCCAAAGCCGCAATATAATCACTCGCTTCCTCTAAAAGATTCACAAACGAGACTTTCCTGCAACCAGGGACTAACCGGCTCAAAACCTTTACCTTCTTCTCCACCGGTGGTAACTTCCTCCTCTTCTCGCTCCCCGGTGACTTGCGATCACGAGCCACCCTCTGTTTCTTCACCTTCTTCACTCTCAACAACCGCGCGCGTTTCGCTAGAATCGCGCGGCTCCACCGTGTTTTTCCTCGCGCGGCCACCGCGAGGACTCTGTCAGCGGTTTCCCGGACTTCTCGAGTCTTCTCACCCCGATGAGAAGTTATCCGGCATGATCGACGCAGAGCCTCTAGAAGCTTCGACGAATAGATCCGACTCGCTGTGTCAGTTCGCCACCTCACTGTAGGCTGGTTTTTGGTCTCGCCAGTGCCGTCGTTTTGAAGGTGACTCTCTGTCGTTTCATGAGTCAGTTTTCTGCGTTTCTTTCTTTGCTGGTTTGGTTCTTGTTGCGATGACACGTCACAGTTTGATTGGTTGCTTGCCATTAATAATGTCGTCCCTCCTTCTTTATCGCCTGAAACGAAATAACATGGCAAAAGTAATTATTGTAAgctaaagattttattttttcgggTAGACctttcaagaaaatgaaaacaatcgCGACAACAAAATTTGCTATGTTAAGATCAAAGAGCGGTGGTGGTGATGGAGGAGGCGTCGGCGGGTTGGGGGTAGGGGGATGAAaggaaatacatgccaatgacaATAGTGCTTGTTGGAAAACAAcgtaaagcaagaaaaaaaataccttttgaAGATTGTGACAATAGAGTTTTGAAGATTGGGCAGCGGCGGCTGTGGAGGAGGGTGGTGGCGGTAACGATATAGATaagggagagagaggggagaGGAGAGGGGCGGGTGACAAGAAATGAGAGGGAGAAGCGGGGAAGGGGGAGACTTATAAAAGCAAGTCACGGCTAACCACGCGTCCTTACCTTTGCTTTTAGTTCTCCAGTCCCAATGTTCTAACTATCTGTCTCTTATATATTATCTACAtatttccattaattattacttcacttatatttttcatttcattttactaTTTACAAGAGTGGTTTAATTTTCTCCTTAATTATCCATTAATTCGAGGTATAGGCAGAGTAAGTTAATCCTTACATTACAAAAAGGGAATAGGGTTAGTTAATAATCTCAATTAATCAAGATTTTGTTGGTTGAATCCTTCCAAACTTGTGAACAAACCTCTTTAATTAGTATTTAGCCTCCGCTAAGTGTTAATTAATCACTCACTTGCATTGGCCTAAATAGAATTTTGTTAGAGATTCTAAGTGTTGTTAGTATTTAGCCTCCGCCATTGATCATATATCACACTAATTAAGCATGGAAGAAGAATATTTGggaattgaaaatgataaaattatgttatcTGAATAATTAATCCACAGATCAGTCAAAGGGGAATTCAATTGGGTTAAAATAAACAAGGGATTAATGCATCCTATGGGCTTTAAATCTCTTGCAACAAGTTAAATGTGGAAGAAGACAGCATCAATATTATTTGCCGTAACTCAAGCTTTTAATTCCTCTGAGAACAGTATATATGGAGTGTGTGACTTGGCTTGATCAGTTCCATCTTAATTTgaagtttattaattattttatatgatttctatatatatatttctaataataaataaataaaaattaagaaattaagacCTCCTCCTCTATGTGGTCAGTGATTGCATCATGCATGAGGACATGATTCACCTCTGAACTctgattgattaaattatattgttaGTACTGGGCAActtgtacacacacacacacacacacacacacacacacacacacacacacacacacatatatatatatttaagagCTAGCATGCTTggctttattaattaattgttggcAACTTTGTTAACTATAAATTGTTGGGGGCCGGCCAAAAACGAATTTATACATACCTTTTCAATAactaattgatatattttttacattacaaACTAACTAAAGCAGAGACAATCTCCATTTATTGTAGAActatagaaatttattttaaaattgtttaagagacaaacttatttatattttttttattaaacgtgtttttattatatatgtattattCCAAAATACTAATCAAATAACACGATCATATATATAAtccataacataaaaaaagattatagaGTCACGAagtcaaataaaagaaaagagtgatAAGCTTTGCTTGTCCAAGCAACCAACATTAAAAGGCATCTAAACATCAtttaaaccaccaaaaattcaattatatctCACGTTTAATCATAGATTATAAAGGAAAAATACTAGACTTGGCGTGTAATTCCAATCATCTTAGTACAATTAACTTGCTTAAAAATCAAGGCATGTATATTAGTGTACTTAATTAGGTCACCTCAAATGCATAACCTTGCGCATTTTTTGTGTGCATTGTAATCATATTTATGAGGGTACTTTAGCAAGTGTTTGGTGCTTCTAGTGTTGATTTTGCACGTCAGCCATGGCAGTAGGTGGAACATCTTTTGCCATAACAATTATATGTATAtgtttgatgttttaattttgattaattatgggatatatatatatatatacacacacattgTAGATGTCGTTTCAAACGTGCAAgttgagttaaaaaatttactcaCTGGTCATAGATTCTTAGCTTTTCACCAAACATAATATAGCTTTTCAACAAATCATACAAAGCCATtgtcatattaattattttgtaatgtttcttacatgattgtgttttttttgctcTTTATCTTAAGGAATAAAACACAGTGAAGACAAAGAATCTATGTTTCTGCAGTTATGTAGTTGAAAATTAATATCATGTAATCGTacgtgaggaaaaaaaaaaatatatacaagcaTTACGCTAATAGGAttcaaattatcaaacaaccaTCTTAACCCAATTGTTTAAACTATTTAGGTGAGgtgatggtgagattcaaactcgtgaccactaggttatcaagactctgataccatgtcaaagaaccatctcaatccaattacttaaactgttaggtaaggtcttaagatatgatttatattattctctaacacaaataactagtatgaaaaaaatattgagttaccgagttaattaatttaacgtctcttttttttttaaaaaaaatgatgttaattCGATTGAGTGAGTTTAGAGTAGGATTTACCGGGTTGATTGAGATTAAAGCTCGCAAATTTGCATGTTCATAGAACTTATATATAAATGTCATGATATGTATTTTCATGTgcacacatgcatgcatgcctTCTAAGTTTATATATAAGAAGAAGGAAGGAAGTATGGCGGAAGCTGCTGTTGCCTCCCTCATCTTTCTTTGCAAGGCCGTTATACTGCACAATATAGGACTGTACTTGCCAtcctgataaataaataattgggtttatttattattattgttaaattcaTTGATGATGTGGAAATAGTTAATTGGATAACAAGGCAATGTGTTGGCATCCACTTGTTGGTTATGCTGTGGGGCTCATGGAATTTTTGTATCTATTCTCAGCAATGATTGGTGGGTGATCGATGCTTATGGAAAAATAAAGGAGATGGAGAAAAGGAAAGCATGTGATTGTTCTCATGCTATCTTATtgtcctcttttcttcttttgttttttttttttttttttaaataataagagTTCTTCTCCACAATTCAGCTTCATGTGTCGTGGACAAATTTGATCCACGTTGCCGTACAAATTATTGATCTTGATCATTTCTTCTTGATCAATccaattctttttagttttctttctgTGATTGATTATGATCACACCCATGTTTTTGCCTTTTGCTTTGTTTCTTTCATAATGGATGAGAAACaagaattttccttttattctatGATCATCAATATATTGGAATCAAtcttaatgttaaatcaaaatcaattttatttttaaataaagttaaaaattaaattcaaatttattaaacctgACTCGTGACTCTATCATAGGCTAGACAAGTATTATAGACTAGACGGGCTAACATAAGTCAATCAAAATAtcttcattttagtttttctaaaaattaaaatgatgttatttttttttaaatcaaattggatTTTAACTGAGGCAACCTGGTTGTTAGCTGACTCATTTAATTACCTTAGTTTGACTAGgtcaacactttttttttaaacccggcTTGAACCAAGTTATCCAAGTGTGGAGGTGGAGGGTTGACAGGGTCAAACCcctacaaagaaaataataataataataataaaaatactattaatgCTTTGTCGGAGAAAAGactcaaaactattaaaattatgatgttttatgaaaaaaaaacagcagaatgataattaaaattttaaagtcaaaattattaaaaaaaatttctagctTCACCCAACTTGAATCGACTCATGAGGCCGAGCAGGTCTCATAACAATGTTGAGaagttaaaatttataaaactaggaagttaaacaaaaattttcaactGTCGAATCAATCTCTTGAGATTTTATACAGCAAaacataaatgcaaaaaaaataataaataattaaacttcTGAAACagtcataattaaaatttatttctgccATAGAACACGAGGGCAGAAGAGAAGAGGTATAATAAGCAAATAAAGCCTTCAACAATATTAGGGTTAAAATGCAATTTAAGGgttaaaaagaaatgataattaataaatagGAATGAAGAAAATCTTGAGAGAATCAGATGAGTCCCATTGCCTCATGACATGCCAGAGAGCTTTGCCTCCTTCAATGAGACATGGTTGAATGTGTCATCAAGGAAGAGTCaacatgaaatgaaattttatagaataaaagCATTAATCTTGCACAATTCACTCcaccaaaatattaaattacagTCGCCTTTAGCCAGTCACTCTCAATCTCTTTGTCCaagtttaatttcttcaccaAGTTTTGGTGAAATATTGAATGAAatctttaaatctttttttaatggtttgggtgtgctgatataaaaaataaaaataaaaattttaaaaaatatcgttttgatatattttcaattgaaaaacactcTTTAAAAACACCATGAATCACATTGCCAAACACACACTAAGTCTGTATTTTCTATTAGATTAACAATACAAGATTTGCCCTAACTAGATAAATAACCAAGCTCTAATTAGCAATACAAGATTTGCCCTAACTAGATATAACAAGGTTTGTGATCTATTAGATTTGCCCAATCAATTAATATGTTATCTCTTTAATGGATGGATTGTCTAGCTATTTTTGTTCTTACTTATCCATCTCTTAACCACTTCCTATGGATAAGCCAATTAGGGCTTAGATTAGtgatttcaacaaattaaaatatttttaattcaagttttgATAGCTGGAAACATGGGATTTGTTTATAGCCAGTGACTATATATTACCAGACAAAAGAAATTGATTGGTTATGTTTCACTGCTCCCCAACATggcatttttaattaaattaataataataataaatgcttTTCATTTGCTCTACAATCATAGTTTCTTCTTTgcttgagatatatatatatttttattagtatttagaTTTCACAAGGCAACccacttctctttttttattattactcacAGAACCGCTTGTCCTAAACTGCTAGCAGGTTGCCTCTCTGAGTTTGGCTAAGGTTATTAATGAGTTTCTTCCCATGATATTAATATTGTTTAATGTATGATTTTAGGGTTTAAATGATCCATTTATTACCAACCTGAAAAGGTGAAATTAAGTTGATCATCCagaatgtatataaaaaaattaaaaataaatttattttatatatatatatatatatgcacctCGCTcgataattctttttaattttattaatcaagaaaatatgaCTTTGCATGTGCGTCGACAGACATGGCGATAAGATTTATGCTGAGGATAAACATAAGATTTGGTGGGAAAAAAGGATTAACGCGTTTTAAGAGGCAACTTGTACTATAATAATGGATTTAGAACCTTCTTGGTTAAACTGTATTTGGATCTTGTCACATGATGATACATGATCAAGAAGAAGCTAAGCAGAGATTGTTTCcatccattaattaattatgaatttatttgctAGGTATAGCTTAAGTCTAATCTTGTTTAATTTCTgctaatatatattaagaaagaaaataaatattattttgtttcccATGATCATTTATTTAGCCAATGGAATGTGCACGAGTGCTGCTTGCTGCCTTGATAGGCAATCAATCTCTCTGATTAGTTTACGTCAAACCACACTAATTATGTTAGttgattaatataattaatttaattagtaattaatgAAATGATGGCATAGAAACTCTTGACTTAGTAAACACTAATTATCATCATAAATCGACCCATGATTGTCTACTTTGCGATAAGACGAAAAAATGGATGTGCCGACTCATCTTAAGACCTCCTTTATTAATTATGCCATAATGTCTTTGGTctgaaaaaacttcatttttaaaaaagaatttgaaaaatcagatcaacatgaattatttttattaaaacagcgttattttatttaattatttttattaaaacaataatcttttgtttttttctttcttaacgGTTGATTTGGCCAAGTTTGAATCGATCATTAAAAACTCAACCCAATTAAACAGATTTTTTCAACTAAA
This window of the Populus trichocarpa isolate Nisqually-1 chromosome 13, P.trichocarpa_v4.1, whole genome shotgun sequence genome carries:
- the LOC7478893 gene encoding transcription factor bHLH149, coding for MASNQSNCDVSSQQEPNQQRKKRRKLTHETTESHLQNDGTGETKNQPTVRWRTDTASRIYSSKLLEALRRSCRITSHRGEKTREVRETADRVLAVAARGKTRWSRAILAKRARLLRVKKVKKQRVARDRKSPGSEKRRKLPPVEKKVKVLSRLVPGCRKVSFVNLLEEASDYIAALEMQIKVMTNLSEILTVAGGGGGGGGSSS